Proteins from a genomic interval of Pseudomonas sp. RC10:
- a CDS encoding TRAP transporter substrate-binding protein: protein MLKLTKALFCAAAVSVAGMAHADPVVIKFAHVVAENTPKGQGALMFQKMVAADPALKDKVKVEVYPNSSLFGDGKEMEALLLGDVQMLAPSLAKFEQYTKKTQIYDLPFLFNDLAAVDRFQQGPQGKALLTSMDDKGIHGLAYWHNGLKQLSANKKMVEPKDARGLKFRVQASSVLEAQFVALKANPRKMSFAEVYQGLQTGTVNGTENTWSNYESQKVNEVQPFFTESNHGLIDYMVITNSKFWNGLQPDVRDELQKIMDQVTVEVNKQAEALNQTAKQKIIDSKTSEIVTLTPEQRAKWREVMKPVWDKFAEEIGPDLIKAADDSNKAP, encoded by the coding sequence ATGTTGAAGCTGACCAAGGCGCTGTTCTGCGCCGCTGCAGTGTCCGTGGCCGGTATGGCCCACGCTGACCCCGTCGTCATCAAGTTCGCTCACGTGGTGGCGGAAAACACCCCGAAAGGCCAGGGCGCCTTGATGTTCCAGAAAATGGTAGCGGCCGATCCCGCCTTGAAAGACAAGGTCAAGGTCGAGGTCTACCCGAACTCGTCGCTGTTCGGCGACGGCAAGGAAATGGAAGCGCTGTTGCTCGGTGACGTGCAGATGCTGGCGCCGTCCCTGGCCAAGTTCGAGCAATACACCAAGAAAACCCAAATCTACGACCTGCCGTTCCTGTTCAACGACCTGGCCGCTGTCGATCGGTTCCAGCAAGGCCCGCAGGGCAAGGCGCTGCTGACCTCCATGGACGACAAAGGCATCCACGGCCTGGCCTATTGGCACAACGGCTTGAAGCAGCTGTCGGCGAACAAGAAGATGGTTGAGCCGAAAGACGCCCGTGGCCTGAAATTCCGCGTCCAGGCGTCGAGCGTGCTGGAAGCGCAGTTCGTCGCGCTCAAAGCCAACCCACGCAAGATGAGCTTTGCCGAGGTCTATCAGGGCCTGCAGACCGGTACCGTCAACGGCACCGAGAACACCTGGTCGAACTATGAAAGCCAGAAGGTGAACGAGGTGCAGCCGTTCTTCACCGAGTCCAACCACGGCCTGATCGACTACATGGTCATCACCAACTCCAAGTTCTGGAACGGCCTGCAGCCTGACGTGCGTGACGAGCTGCAGAAGATCATGGATCAGGTCACCGTCGAGGTGAACAAACAGGCTGAAGCCCTGAACCAGACCGCCAAGCAGAAAATCATCGATTCCAAGACCAGCGAAATCGTGACCCTGACCCCTGAACAGCGGGCCAAATGGCGCGAAGTCATGAAGCCGGTCTGGGACAAATTCGCTGAAGAAATCGGTCCGGACCTGATCAAGGCCGCTGACGACTCGAACAAGGCGCCTTGA